Proteins found in one Myxococcus virescens genomic segment:
- a CDS encoding endonuclease/exonuclease/phosphatase family protein, producing MKCNDARDAAAEAPGARDGVWQPGSLQRLRIAPPWALLLLTFLTGCPLAANYTDEGGPRYSGDHREPGTVASEAPASITVVTFNLSFAEKVTEAITALSRPPLAGADVIAMQEMDAASVDRIASELGLAYVYYPASVQVDDDDFGNALLSRWPIVADRKVHLPHDDPYHQRRRIAVLATLDIGGTLVQTASVHNATPIVGLGGRLDQAETIIDAMEGTGPVQVIAGDFNTSDPGSLRQMVKLFSERDFQWASEGVGDTVDSVIGGLPLDFVFAQGLAPLERGVDRRPAGSDHHPVWVRFAWPP from the coding sequence TTGAAATGCAACGACGCACGCGACGCCGCGGCGGAGGCGCCTGGCGCCAGAGACGGCGTCTGGCAGCCAGGCTCCCTTCAACGGCTGCGCATCGCGCCGCCGTGGGCGCTTCTCCTGCTCACGTTTCTTACGGGATGCCCGCTCGCGGCGAACTACACCGATGAGGGCGGCCCCCGGTACAGCGGCGACCATCGGGAGCCGGGTACCGTCGCCTCCGAGGCGCCCGCTTCCATCACCGTGGTGACGTTCAACCTGTCCTTCGCCGAAAAGGTCACCGAGGCCATCACCGCGCTCTCGAGGCCTCCGCTCGCGGGGGCGGATGTCATCGCGATGCAGGAGATGGACGCAGCGTCCGTCGACCGCATCGCAAGTGAGCTGGGGTTGGCCTACGTCTACTACCCTGCCTCCGTGCAGGTGGACGACGACGACTTCGGGAACGCGCTGTTGAGCCGGTGGCCCATCGTCGCGGACCGGAAAGTCCACCTTCCTCATGACGACCCGTACCATCAGCGCCGCCGCATCGCGGTCCTTGCGACGTTGGACATCGGTGGGACGCTGGTTCAAACGGCCTCCGTGCACAACGCCACGCCCATCGTCGGGCTTGGTGGGCGGCTGGACCAGGCGGAGACCATCATCGACGCGATGGAGGGGACGGGACCCGTGCAGGTCATCGCCGGTGATTTCAATACCTCGGACCCGGGAAGCCTGAGGCAGATGGTGAAGCTGTTTTCAGAGCGGGACTTCCAATGGGCTTCGGAAGGCGTGGGAGACACGGTGGACTCCGTGATTGGCGGCCTCCCGCTCGACTTCGTCTTCGCCCAGGGGCTCGCTCCGCTGGAGCGCGGCGTGGACCGGCGCCCAGCGGGGAGCGACCACCATCCCGTCTGGGTGCGGTTCGCATGGCCCCCATGA
- the hflC gene encoding protease modulator HflC, with translation MSRLVIPLGVLAILAVVLGFSATYTLSEHEQAVITRFGEPKGASVVDPGLHFKMPFVDTVNRFDKRWLDWRGDPNQIPTKDKKYIWVDTFGRWRIVDPLRFFQRLRDERNAQSRLDDIIDGETRNTIASFALIEAVRSTNRPFEDDEYTAETERAESLEQVAQGRDKLTRQIRLRAAEIVKEFGVELVDVQIRRINYVDEVQVKVFERMISERKRIAERSRSEGMGRAAEVRGQRERDLKEIRSAAYRKAQDVTGAADAEATKIYAEAFGRDPEFYQFMRTLEAYPDVVDSSTSLFLGGESEFYRYLRSSSKK, from the coding sequence ATGAGCCGCCTTGTCATTCCCCTTGGCGTATTGGCCATCCTGGCCGTGGTGCTGGGCTTCTCCGCGACCTACACCCTGAGCGAGCACGAGCAGGCCGTCATCACCCGGTTCGGCGAGCCGAAGGGCGCGTCCGTCGTGGACCCGGGGCTCCACTTCAAGATGCCCTTTGTCGACACGGTGAACCGCTTTGACAAGCGGTGGCTGGATTGGCGCGGTGACCCGAACCAGATTCCCACCAAGGACAAGAAGTACATCTGGGTGGACACCTTTGGTCGCTGGCGCATCGTGGACCCGCTGCGCTTCTTCCAGCGCCTGCGGGATGAGCGCAACGCGCAGTCCCGGCTCGACGACATCATCGACGGTGAGACGCGCAACACCATCGCGTCCTTCGCGCTGATCGAGGCGGTCCGCTCCACCAACCGTCCCTTCGAGGACGACGAGTACACCGCCGAGACGGAGCGGGCGGAGTCGCTGGAGCAGGTCGCCCAGGGCCGGGACAAGCTCACTCGCCAGATCCGGCTGCGGGCCGCGGAGATCGTCAAGGAGTTCGGGGTGGAGCTGGTCGACGTGCAGATCCGTCGCATCAACTACGTGGACGAGGTCCAGGTGAAGGTGTTCGAGCGGATGATCTCCGAGCGCAAGCGCATCGCCGAGCGCTCCCGCTCGGAGGGCATGGGCCGCGCGGCGGAGGTCCGGGGCCAGCGTGAGCGTGACTTGAAGGAGATCCGCTCGGCGGCCTACCGCAAGGCCCAGGACGTCACTGGCGCGGCGGACGCCGAGGCGACGAAGATCTACGCGGAGGCCTTCGGCCGGGACCCGGAGTTCTACCAGTTCATGCGGACGCTGGAGGCCTACCCGGACGTCGTGGACAGCTCCACGTCGCTGTTCCTGGGCGGCGAGTCCGAGTTCTACCGGTACCTGCGCAGCAGCTCCAAGAAGTAG
- the hflK gene encoding FtsH protease activity modulator HflK, whose product MNSDPRGREPSDVLRELRRQLGPGIGRRILFAVFGLFLLVGLMTSYAQVEPDEVGVILRLGRFVGTVEPGPHFRMPFWVDRIVKVPVQRQLKAEFGFRTEASRSRVGSAYAAETSDTKRESLMLTGDLNVAVVEWIVQYKIKDPYKYLFKVKNVEGMLRDISEASMRAVVGDHSVNEVLTTGRQAVATQAKLLLQDLADRYETGVDIQQVVLQDVNPPDPVKPSFNEVNQAIQEKERVINEAYAELNRVIPRAKGEAEEALRSAEGYAIERVNRAKGEADRFARVYEEYRKAPDVTRRRMYLETVSQVLRSAGQKVVLDESVKGLTPLLNMQATDPAVSGSASQTEGRR is encoded by the coding sequence ATGAATTCCGACCCACGAGGGCGGGAGCCGTCAGACGTCCTACGTGAGCTTCGGCGGCAACTGGGGCCTGGAATCGGGCGCCGCATCCTGTTCGCGGTGTTTGGCCTGTTCCTGCTGGTGGGGCTGATGACCAGCTACGCCCAGGTGGAGCCGGACGAAGTGGGCGTCATCCTCCGGCTGGGGCGCTTCGTGGGAACGGTGGAGCCGGGCCCGCATTTCCGGATGCCCTTCTGGGTGGACCGCATCGTGAAGGTCCCGGTGCAGCGTCAGCTCAAGGCGGAGTTCGGTTTCCGCACGGAGGCCTCCCGCTCGCGCGTGGGCTCTGCCTATGCGGCGGAGACATCGGACACGAAGCGCGAGTCACTCATGCTCACCGGTGACCTCAACGTCGCGGTGGTGGAGTGGATCGTCCAGTACAAGATCAAGGACCCGTACAAGTACCTCTTCAAGGTGAAGAACGTGGAGGGCATGCTCCGGGACATCTCCGAGGCCTCGATGCGGGCCGTCGTGGGAGACCACTCGGTGAATGAGGTCCTCACCACGGGCCGCCAGGCGGTGGCCACCCAGGCCAAGCTGTTGCTCCAGGACCTGGCGGACCGCTACGAAACGGGCGTGGACATCCAGCAGGTGGTCCTCCAGGACGTGAACCCGCCCGACCCGGTGAAGCCGTCCTTCAACGAGGTGAACCAGGCCATCCAGGAGAAGGAGCGCGTCATCAACGAGGCCTATGCCGAGCTGAACCGCGTCATCCCCCGCGCGAAGGGCGAGGCCGAGGAGGCGCTGCGCAGCGCCGAGGGCTATGCCATTGAACGTGTGAACCGCGCCAAGGGTGAAGCGGACCGCTTCGCTCGCGTCTACGAGGAGTACCGCAAGGCGCCGGACGTCACCCGCCGCCGCATGTACCTGGAGACCGTGAGCCAGGTGCTCCGGAGCGCCGGGCAGAAGGTCGTCTTGGACGAGTCCGTCAAGGGGCTCACGCCGCTGTTGAACATGCAGGCGACCGACCCCGCGGTGTCCGGGAGCGCGAGCCAGACGGAGGGCCGCCGATGA
- a CDS encoding NADP-dependent oxidoreductase — protein MPGRNPLRDLTNRRIVLASRPEGRPTRENFRIEDVSVPEPGEGELLLKVQYLSLDPYMRGRMSTAKSYARPLDLGEVIVGGTVARVVRSRHPGYAEGDIVLSYSGWQTYSLSKGEGLRKLDPAAAPVSTALGVLGMPGFTAYSGLFTIGRPQPGETVVVAAASGPVGATVGQLARIKGARAVGIAGGPEKCAYVRDELGFDAVVDHRAPDFAERLKEACPKGVDVYFENVGGAVWDAVFPLLNPFARVPVCGLIAWYNSTGPFEGPNRLPLVMRDVLSKSLTLRGFIQTEFVSQLPDFYRDMSAWVREGRVRYREDIVNGLDHAPEAFVGLLEGRNFGKLVVKVDETA, from the coding sequence TTGCCAGGGAGGAATCCGTTGAGGGACCTGACCAACCGACGAATCGTGCTCGCATCCCGGCCCGAAGGCCGGCCCACACGGGAGAACTTCCGCATCGAGGACGTCTCCGTACCGGAGCCCGGCGAAGGTGAGCTCCTGCTGAAGGTCCAGTACCTGTCGCTGGACCCGTACATGCGAGGCCGGATGAGCACCGCGAAGTCCTACGCCCGCCCACTGGACCTGGGCGAGGTCATCGTCGGCGGCACCGTCGCCCGCGTCGTCCGCTCCCGACACCCGGGCTACGCGGAAGGCGACATCGTCCTCTCCTACTCGGGCTGGCAGACCTACTCGCTGTCCAAGGGTGAAGGTCTGCGCAAGCTCGACCCGGCCGCCGCCCCAGTCTCCACCGCGCTGGGCGTGCTCGGCATGCCGGGATTCACCGCCTACTCGGGCCTCTTCACGATTGGACGGCCTCAGCCCGGTGAGACGGTGGTCGTCGCCGCGGCCAGCGGTCCTGTTGGCGCGACGGTGGGGCAGTTGGCCAGAATCAAGGGGGCGCGCGCGGTGGGCATCGCGGGCGGACCGGAGAAGTGCGCGTACGTGCGTGACGAGCTCGGCTTCGACGCCGTCGTGGACCACCGCGCTCCGGACTTCGCCGAGCGTTTGAAGGAAGCCTGCCCCAAGGGCGTGGACGTGTACTTCGAGAACGTGGGCGGCGCTGTCTGGGACGCCGTCTTCCCGCTCCTCAATCCGTTCGCGCGAGTCCCCGTCTGCGGCCTCATCGCCTGGTACAACAGCACGGGTCCCTTCGAGGGCCCGAACCGCCTGCCCCTCGTCATGCGCGACGTGCTCTCCAAGAGCCTGACGCTGCGAGGCTTCATCCAGACGGAGTTCGTCAGCCAGCTCCCGGATTTCTACCGGGACATGAGCGCATGGGTGCGCGAGGGACGCGTGCGCTACCGCGAAGACATCGTCAACGGGCTCGACCATGCGCCCGAGGCCTTCGTCGGGCTGCTGGAAGGCCGCAACTTCGGCAAGCTCGTGGTGAAGGTGGACGAAACGGCATGA
- a CDS encoding DUF808 domain-containing protein, translating into MAGSSLLTLIDDIASLLDDIAAMTKVATRKTAGVLGDDLALNAQQVSGVSADRELPVVWAVAKGSMVNKAILVPAALAISALAPWAITPLLMLGGAFLCFEGFEKVAHKFLHGKEEQAAQKQERINAVADPSVDLVAMEKDKIKGAIRTDFILSAEIVVISLGTLTAATFGMQVAVLTGIALLMTVGVYGLVAGIVKLDDAGLYLMKAEGGIKRSLGRGILATAPYLMKGLGIVGTAAMFMVGGGILTHGIAPLHHFIEHATAAVAAVPGVGGLLGALVPSLMNAVAGIIAGGLIVLLVTGATRAFQSVRAKPS; encoded by the coding sequence GTGGCCGGAAGCAGCCTCCTCACCCTGATTGATGACATTGCCAGCCTGCTGGACGACATCGCGGCGATGACGAAGGTCGCGACCCGAAAGACCGCTGGCGTGCTGGGGGATGACCTCGCCCTCAATGCCCAGCAGGTCTCCGGCGTCAGCGCCGACCGCGAACTGCCCGTCGTCTGGGCCGTCGCCAAGGGCTCGATGGTCAACAAGGCGATTCTGGTGCCCGCGGCGCTGGCCATCAGCGCGCTGGCGCCCTGGGCCATCACCCCGCTGCTGATGCTGGGTGGCGCCTTCCTGTGCTTCGAGGGCTTCGAGAAGGTGGCCCACAAGTTCCTGCACGGCAAGGAGGAGCAGGCGGCGCAGAAGCAGGAACGCATCAATGCAGTGGCGGACCCGTCGGTGGACCTGGTCGCCATGGAGAAGGACAAGATCAAGGGCGCCATCCGCACCGACTTCATCTTGTCCGCCGAAATCGTCGTCATCTCGCTCGGAACGCTCACCGCCGCGACCTTCGGGATGCAGGTCGCCGTGCTGACGGGCATCGCCCTCCTCATGACGGTGGGCGTGTACGGCCTGGTCGCGGGCATCGTGAAGCTCGACGACGCGGGGCTCTACCTGATGAAGGCGGAGGGCGGGATCAAGCGGAGCCTGGGCCGGGGCATCCTGGCCACCGCGCCGTACCTGATGAAGGGGCTCGGCATCGTGGGCACGGCCGCCATGTTCATGGTGGGCGGCGGCATCCTCACGCACGGCATCGCGCCCCTGCATCACTTCATCGAGCACGCGACCGCCGCGGTTGCGGCGGTGCCAGGCGTTGGCGGACTGCTGGGCGCGCTCGTGCCGTCTCTGATGAACGCGGTGGCCGGCATCATCGCGGGTGGCCTCATCGTTCTGCTGGTGACGGGCGCCACGCGGGCGTTCCAGTCCGTGCGGGCCAAGCCGAGCTGA
- a CDS encoding J domain-containing protein yields MRACPCCREVLTAGILGLGVRRLAGSCEVCGDTVCQVCLSTQVLEAGDFRQRPVAPGHENRKARGRICRACWWEHLTERGIKPPFPAPPGQRERAAHAARSSCQHPDVTQAMGFCPGCGDEVEWKAEHGNPVCVACEAPSHPLFNHCWACGESFDEANAPEPVAQGYRLEFDCDADDCTGKLAWLMPYCPWCGETKHWEPASGGDLECTECEHRLDRAWAHCVRCGEEAPLPDDCLRCGQDLDDAPSAARCESCRNIVCGDCFDTRVVPSPSGEPQERLLCTTCGVGFDRPAPPAEPPEEEEEAEAEDTAEDADDADDTADEEPEPEPEPRTEAPRAPEPEPVASAWEVLGITPGTPLTDARRAYLSLVAQYHPDKVAQLGPKLQALAQEETRRLIEAWEYVRRKT; encoded by the coding sequence ATGCGAGCCTGCCCGTGCTGCAGGGAGGTGCTGACCGCCGGCATCCTGGGCCTGGGCGTCCGCCGCCTCGCGGGAAGCTGCGAGGTTTGCGGCGACACGGTCTGCCAGGTGTGCCTGAGCACGCAGGTCCTGGAGGCCGGTGACTTCCGGCAACGCCCGGTGGCGCCCGGCCACGAGAACCGGAAGGCCCGGGGCCGTATCTGCCGCGCCTGCTGGTGGGAGCACCTGACGGAGCGGGGCATCAAGCCTCCGTTCCCCGCCCCGCCTGGACAACGCGAGCGGGCCGCCCACGCGGCGAGGTCATCCTGCCAGCACCCGGACGTCACGCAGGCCATGGGCTTCTGCCCCGGCTGCGGCGACGAAGTCGAATGGAAGGCCGAGCACGGCAACCCCGTCTGCGTGGCGTGCGAGGCACCCTCACACCCGCTCTTCAATCACTGCTGGGCATGTGGCGAGTCCTTCGACGAGGCCAACGCGCCCGAGCCCGTGGCCCAGGGCTACCGGCTCGAGTTCGACTGCGACGCGGATGACTGCACCGGGAAGCTGGCGTGGCTGATGCCCTACTGCCCGTGGTGCGGAGAAACGAAGCACTGGGAGCCCGCGAGCGGTGGCGACCTGGAGTGCACGGAGTGCGAGCACCGCCTGGACCGCGCGTGGGCCCACTGCGTGCGGTGTGGCGAAGAGGCCCCCCTGCCAGACGACTGTCTCCGGTGCGGCCAGGACCTGGACGATGCCCCCTCCGCCGCGCGCTGCGAGTCGTGCCGCAACATCGTATGTGGGGACTGCTTCGACACACGCGTGGTTCCATCCCCCTCCGGCGAGCCCCAGGAGCGGCTCCTCTGCACCACCTGCGGCGTGGGCTTCGACCGGCCCGCGCCTCCCGCCGAGCCTCCCGAGGAGGAGGAAGAAGCGGAGGCCGAGGACACCGCCGAGGACGCCGACGACGCGGACGACACGGCTGACGAGGAGCCTGAGCCTGAACCGGAGCCTCGCACCGAAGCGCCCCGCGCGCCTGAACCGGAACCGGTGGCGTCTGCCTGGGAGGTGCTGGGAATCACGCCCGGCACCCCGCTCACGGATGCACGGCGAGCCTACCTGTCACTGGTGGCCCAGTATCATCCGGACAAGGTCGCGCAGCTCGGCCCCAAGCTGCAGGCCCTGGCGCAGGAAGAAACGCGCAGGCTCATCGAAGCTTGGGAGTACGTTCGCAGGAAGACTTAA
- a CDS encoding OmpA family protein, protein MALLATSAGAAEPSAVEQRAREDLDRQLQEMVKTPPPEIVISFEGLPGAGTSRGYKLVEADFLVNGQPLAIPGLDKLNGPGLHRLAVLTVEEGSYTLVSHVTYANESWNLFSEESGFLWKLTASVTVQVQRGLRARVRVLPAINPTAPDPRLKLKLSHDVKAEMTAAMADVAIPDVPDAGAPVAGVAQAPAKPTPPPVTTPISPTPPVAAPVKTVEAPEQGPVAPAKLLLKVLAGKRPAAATVYVKSATGAPQRVMVDRKARKPVEVMLPPGEYRLDVLSQGYLAQTRKVTLSREAVPTVSFALVKAPVSKSQKVRLKKEVVELPRMPRFAEKQAAPRKGTTAGLALLMDMFVRDEKLRLRIEGHTDNRERPAAAARKALSEARAAAVAKALVDAGLDASRIETVGLGDTRPKAPNLLPRGRELNRRVEFVLLRKE, encoded by the coding sequence ATGGCCCTGCTCGCCACCTCCGCGGGCGCGGCGGAGCCGTCCGCCGTGGAGCAGCGGGCGCGCGAGGACCTGGACCGTCAGCTCCAGGAGATGGTGAAGACGCCGCCGCCGGAGATCGTCATCTCCTTCGAGGGCCTGCCCGGAGCGGGCACGTCGCGCGGCTACAAGCTGGTGGAGGCGGACTTCCTCGTCAACGGCCAGCCCCTGGCCATCCCCGGCCTGGACAAGCTCAACGGCCCCGGGCTGCACCGGCTCGCGGTGCTCACGGTGGAGGAGGGCTCCTACACGCTCGTCTCGCACGTCACCTACGCCAACGAGTCCTGGAACCTCTTCAGCGAGGAGAGCGGCTTCCTCTGGAAGCTGACGGCGTCGGTGACGGTGCAGGTGCAGCGCGGACTGCGGGCGCGGGTGCGGGTGCTGCCCGCCATCAACCCCACCGCGCCGGACCCCCGGCTGAAGCTGAAGCTGTCTCATGACGTGAAGGCGGAGATGACGGCCGCCATGGCGGACGTGGCCATTCCCGACGTGCCGGATGCGGGTGCGCCCGTGGCCGGGGTGGCGCAGGCTCCCGCGAAGCCGACCCCGCCCCCCGTGACGACCCCCATCTCGCCGACGCCGCCCGTCGCCGCGCCCGTGAAGACGGTGGAGGCGCCCGAGCAAGGGCCGGTGGCGCCCGCGAAGCTGCTGCTGAAGGTGCTCGCGGGGAAGCGGCCCGCCGCGGCCACCGTGTACGTGAAGTCCGCCACCGGGGCGCCGCAGCGGGTGATGGTGGACCGCAAGGCGCGCAAGCCGGTGGAGGTCATGCTGCCGCCCGGAGAGTACCGGCTGGACGTCCTGTCCCAGGGCTACCTGGCGCAGACGCGAAAGGTGACGCTCTCCCGGGAGGCGGTGCCTACGGTGTCCTTCGCCCTGGTGAAGGCACCGGTGTCGAAGTCCCAGAAGGTCCGCCTGAAGAAGGAGGTCGTGGAGCTGCCGCGCATGCCGCGCTTCGCGGAGAAGCAGGCCGCGCCACGCAAGGGAACGACCGCGGGACTGGCCCTGCTGATGGACATGTTCGTGCGGGACGAGAAGCTCCGGCTTCGCATTGAAGGGCACACCGACAACCGCGAACGCCCCGCGGCGGCTGCCCGCAAGGCGCTGTCCGAAGCCCGCGCCGCAGCCGTGGCCAAGGCCCTGGTCGACGCGGGACTGGACGCGTCGCGCATCGAAACGGTGGGCCTGGGTGACACCCGGCCCAAGGCGCCGAACCTGCTGCCTCGCGGGCGCGAGCTGAACCGCCGCGTGGAGTTCGTGCTGCTGCGCAAGGAGTAG
- a CDS encoding fumarate hydratase yields the protein MTDFQFQDMLPLGKDETPYRLLSKDHVSTFEAGGRTFLQVAPEALTLLTREAMRDIAHLLRPGHLKQLSHILEDPEASSNDRFVALELLKNANIAAGGVLPSCQDTGTAIVMGKKGQYVITGGNDEEAISRGVFETYQTSNLRYSQMAPLDMYKEVNTGNNLPAQIELYATDGDAYKFLFMAKGGGSANKSYLFQETKALLNPQSLLNFVDAKIRSLGTAACPPYHLAIVIGGTSAEYALKTAKYASARYLDSLPTEGNKLGRGFRDVALEQEILKLTQRTGIGAQFGGKYFCHDVRVIRLPRHGASCPVAIAVSCSADRQILGKITRDGIFLEQLEADPAKYLPETTDGELGGEVVKIDLNRPMSEIRAELSRYPIKTRLSLSGPLVVARDIAHAKIKEVLDAGNGMPQYLKDYMVYYAGPAKTPEGYASGSFGPTTAGRMDAYVDQFQAAGGSFVMLAKGNRSPAVTEACKKHGGFYLGSIGGPAARLAKDCITKVEVLEYAELGMEAVWKIEVVDFPAFIVVDDKGNDFFANINKPSAAKKA from the coding sequence ATGACCGACTTCCAGTTCCAGGACATGCTGCCGCTGGGCAAGGACGAGACGCCATACCGGCTGCTCTCCAAGGACCACGTCTCCACCTTCGAAGCCGGCGGACGCACCTTCCTCCAGGTCGCGCCCGAGGCGCTCACCCTGCTCACCCGCGAGGCCATGCGCGACATCGCGCACCTGCTGCGCCCCGGGCACCTGAAGCAGCTCTCCCACATCCTCGAGGACCCCGAGGCGTCGTCCAACGACCGCTTCGTGGCGCTGGAGCTGCTGAAGAACGCCAACATCGCGGCCGGCGGCGTGCTGCCCTCCTGCCAGGACACGGGCACCGCCATCGTCATGGGCAAGAAGGGCCAGTACGTCATCACCGGCGGCAATGACGAGGAGGCCATCTCCCGCGGCGTGTTCGAGACATACCAGACGTCGAACCTGCGCTACTCGCAGATGGCGCCGCTGGACATGTACAAGGAGGTCAACACCGGCAACAACCTGCCCGCGCAGATCGAGCTCTACGCGACGGACGGTGACGCCTACAAGTTCCTCTTCATGGCGAAGGGCGGCGGCTCCGCCAACAAGAGCTACCTGTTCCAGGAGACGAAGGCGCTGCTCAACCCGCAGAGCCTCCTGAACTTCGTGGACGCGAAGATCCGCTCGCTGGGCACCGCGGCCTGTCCGCCGTACCACCTGGCCATCGTCATTGGCGGCACCTCCGCCGAATACGCGCTGAAGACGGCCAAGTACGCCTCCGCGCGCTACCTGGATTCGCTCCCCACCGAGGGCAACAAGCTGGGCCGCGGCTTCCGCGACGTGGCGCTGGAGCAGGAGATCCTCAAGCTCACGCAGCGCACCGGCATTGGCGCGCAGTTCGGCGGCAAGTACTTCTGCCACGACGTGCGCGTCATCCGCCTGCCCCGCCACGGCGCGTCCTGCCCGGTGGCCATCGCGGTGTCGTGCTCGGCGGACCGGCAGATCCTGGGGAAGATCACCCGGGACGGCATCTTCCTGGAGCAGTTGGAGGCCGACCCGGCGAAGTACCTGCCGGAGACGACGGACGGGGAGCTGGGCGGCGAGGTGGTGAAGATCGACCTCAACCGCCCCATGAGCGAGATTCGCGCGGAGCTGTCGCGCTACCCCATCAAGACGCGCCTGTCGCTCAGCGGCCCCCTGGTGGTGGCGCGCGACATCGCCCACGCGAAAATCAAGGAGGTGCTGGACGCCGGCAACGGCATGCCCCAGTACCTCAAGGACTACATGGTCTACTACGCGGGCCCGGCGAAGACGCCGGAAGGCTATGCCTCGGGCTCCTTCGGCCCGACGACGGCCGGCCGCATGGACGCGTATGTGGACCAGTTCCAGGCCGCGGGCGGCAGCTTCGTGATGCTGGCCAAGGGCAACCGCTCCCCCGCCGTCACCGAGGCCTGCAAGAAGCACGGTGGCTTCTATCTGGGCTCCATCGGCGGCCCGGCGGCTCGGCTGGCCAAGGACTGCATCACCAAGGTGGAGGTGCTCGAGTACGCCGAGCTGGGCATGGAAGCCGTCTGGAAGATTGAAGTGGTGGACTTCCCGGCCTTCATCGTCGTGGACGACAAGGGCAACGACTTCTTCGCCAACATCAACAAGCCGTCGGCGGCGAAGAAGGCCTGA